Proteins encoded by one window of Candidatus Nomurabacteria bacterium:
- a CDS encoding CAP domain-containing protein, whose translation MLPRLKNFFISHEGNAYHPHLLREVSLVVIGIAAILLCITSFGNSLILTTTKQGAEVIASVLVDLTNIDRSLDNKPTLTIDPLLTKAANLKIDDMIAKNYFAHTSPQGVTPWYWFDVAGYRFRYAGENLAVNFANSGDIEHAWMNSISHRDNLLNENFTDIGIAVKEGMYQGAKSIFVVELFGKPLPAKTLTTPSVLVDTTVKPSPSVTDEVAVASAIKGATTERDSIVAISETPTTIIVENIGQESAVDDTNSTTTRYATWFAHIQSTYPNIIQDIYLVTMIVLTVTLLGTMYVEVRAHNVRKIFLTVGVICLLLVLFYINKSFVVFV comes from the coding sequence ATGCTACCTCGACTGAAAAATTTTTTTATTTCGCATGAAGGCAATGCGTACCACCCACATCTCTTGCGAGAAGTTTCGCTTGTGGTGATTGGCATAGCCGCAATTTTGTTGTGCATCACGTCATTCGGTAATTCGCTTATCCTTACGACTACCAAACAAGGCGCTGAAGTTATTGCTTCGGTTTTAGTTGATCTGACTAATATTGATCGTAGTCTTGATAATAAGCCGACCTTAACTATTGATCCACTTTTGACCAAAGCAGCAAATCTTAAAATTGATGATATGATCGCAAAAAATTATTTTGCTCATACGTCACCCCAGGGTGTGACACCGTGGTATTGGTTTGATGTTGCTGGTTATCGCTTTAGATATGCAGGCGAGAATTTGGCAGTCAATTTTGCAAATTCAGGAGATATCGAACATGCATGGATGAATTCTATAAGTCACCGCGACAATCTTTTAAATGAAAACTTTACAGATATTGGTATTGCAGTCAAAGAAGGTATGTATCAAGGCGCAAAAAGTATTTTTGTTGTTGAACTCTTTGGCAAACCACTACCGGCCAAAACTCTCACAACGCCTTCAGTTCTTGTTGATACTACAGTCAAACCTTCTCCATCTGTCACAGATGAGGTAGCTGTAGCGTCAGCTATTAAAGGCGCAACCACTGAGCGAGATAGTATTGTGGCGATTAGTGAAACACCAACAACTATCATTGTTGAGAATATTGGACAAGAATCTGCGGTGGATGATACTAACTCCACCACAACACGCTATGCAACATGGTTTGCACATATCCAATCAACCTATCCAAATATCATTCAAGATATATATCTTGTTACTATGATCGTCCTAACGGTGACGTTGCTCGGTACCATGTATGTAGAAGTGCGCGCTCATAATGTAAGAAAGATATTTTTAACGGTTGGGGTAATCTGCCTTTTGCTCGTCCTCTTTTATATTAATAAATCTTTTGTTGTTTTTGTCTAA
- a CDS encoding DUF3298 domain-containing protein, producing the protein MAKKKGKILAYLVLFALIVFGIYTWYQKTYVPVLPLELQNNNTNVPEIAPTEIEEVVIQNSHTDEESTYFSIHATYPKNGPAAKMIGDYVEKTIATFKKENDPTGLTEIEKENFGLNDGRKYILTITYDIKSSAMVATYVMQIYTDTGGAHGFQDIQTFSYDTTGKALTLDSFFTKSGYLPVLGTITGDMLAKQLGDYAQADMISAGTAPVIANFSDFYTTDSSIIFLFPPYAVAPYAAGLITLPIPAASFGAIIDRSFFP; encoded by the coding sequence ATGGCAAAGAAAAAAGGAAAAATACTTGCCTACCTCGTGCTTTTTGCGCTTATTGTATTTGGTATTTATACCTGGTACCAGAAGACGTACGTGCCGGTATTACCGTTAGAGCTCCAAAATAACAATACGAATGTACCAGAAATTGCACCGACTGAAATAGAAGAAGTAGTCATCCAAAACTCACATACTGATGAAGAGAGTACTTATTTCTCTATCCATGCGACCTATCCCAAGAATGGCCCTGCCGCGAAAATGATAGGGGACTATGTCGAGAAAACTATTGCAACATTTAAAAAAGAAAATGATCCAACAGGTCTAACTGAAATTGAGAAAGAAAATTTCGGTTTAAATGATGGTAGAAAATATATTCTGACGATTACGTATGATATTAAGTCTTCAGCTATGGTCGCAACCTATGTCATGCAAATCTATACAGATACAGGAGGAGCACATGGTTTCCAAGATATACAAACATTTTCCTATGACACGACAGGCAAAGCATTGACATTGGATAGTTTCTTCACCAAGTCCGGATATTTGCCCGTGTTAGGAACAATCACTGGTGATATGTTAGCCAAACAGTTGGGAGATTATGCTCAGGCAGATATGATAAGTGCGGGCACGGCCCCAGTCATCGCAAATTTTTCTGATTTTTATACTACCGATAGTAGTATCATCTTTCTTTTCCCTCCGTACGCTGTTGCGCCATATGCAGCTGGTCTTATAACACTACCGATCCCAGCCGCTTCATTTGGTGCGATTATAGATCGAAGTTTTTTCCCCTGA
- a CDS encoding glycosyltransferase family 2 protein: MPSITELIIYIFSFLALYIQVFLLVTFLERRKDIIIRKKPITLSRYPSVTVVVPCYNEENTLYKTVRSLLALDYPKSKLKIILVDDGSTDGTWSIIRRFMKHAQIEGVQKENGGKHTAMNLGITMSSSELIGGLDADSFVHPEALKRIATYFDNPETMAVAPSILVHEPKNMLQWAQKAEYDMAIYTKKMLGFLKAIHVTPGPFSIFRKKVFDDLGLYRKAHNTEDQEIALRMHKHGYQIEHCPDAYVYTVSPFNVPALYKQRLRWTYGFIKNGADYRELLFRKKYGNLAFFTLPSGAISLLSVTALAVLLLESLFVFVKHAVIQIQAVGFHMPQFFAHTNWFYFTLSTNMIIFALLYSFVILSLSIGSSMRGGKLMPSIEVVYFIFVYTFLSPVWFIKAMYNATLSKESSWTNERQMGRVL; encoded by the coding sequence ATGCCATCAATTACAGAGCTTATTATCTACATTTTCTCCTTTTTAGCCCTCTATATCCAGGTCTTTCTCTTGGTGACCTTTTTAGAGCGGCGCAAGGATATTATTATCCGCAAGAAACCGATTACGCTTTCTCGGTATCCGTCTGTGACGGTTGTTGTGCCGTGTTATAACGAAGAAAATACGTTATATAAAACAGTACGATCACTCTTGGCGCTCGACTATCCAAAATCAAAACTCAAAATTATTTTAGTTGACGATGGTTCGACTGATGGCACGTGGTCTATTATTCGCCGCTTCATGAAACATGCACAGATCGAAGGTGTCCAAAAGGAAAACGGTGGCAAACATACAGCGATGAATTTGGGTATTACGATGTCTTCGAGTGAACTTATCGGGGGACTCGATGCTGACTCATTTGTTCATCCAGAAGCATTGAAGCGTATCGCGACGTATTTTGACAATCCTGAAACCATGGCAGTGGCACCATCAATCTTGGTCCATGAGCCCAAGAATATGTTGCAGTGGGCACAAAAAGCCGAGTATGACATGGCGATCTATACCAAAAAGATGCTTGGCTTTCTGAAAGCTATCCACGTGACCCCTGGTCCATTTTCCATATTTCGAAAGAAAGTCTTTGATGATCTAGGTCTGTACAGGAAAGCTCACAATACCGAAGATCAAGAAATTGCACTTCGCATGCACAAGCACGGCTATCAGATCGAGCACTGTCCGGATGCGTATGTCTATACAGTCTCACCGTTTAATGTGCCAGCACTGTACAAGCAACGCTTACGTTGGACGTATGGCTTCATCAAAAATGGTGCAGATTATAGGGAGCTATTGTTCCGCAAAAAATATGGCAATTTAGCATTTTTTACTCTGCCATCTGGTGCGATTTCACTTCTGTCGGTAACAGCGCTTGCTGTACTCTTGCTTGAAAGCCTCTTTGTTTTCGTAAAACATGCAGTGATACAGATTCAAGCAGTTGGTTTCCATATGCCGCAATTCTTTGCACATACTAATTGGTTTTATTTTACCCTGAGCACAAACATGATTATTTTTGCTCTCCTGTATAGCTTTGTCATACTCTCACTCAGTATCGGAAGTTCCATGCGAGGTGGCAAACTTATGCCCTCGATCGAGGTTGTCTATTTTATCTTCGTCTACACATTCCTCTCGCCCGTATGGTTTATAAAGGCGATGTATAATGCGACTCTCTCCAAAGAATCTAGCTGGACGAACGAACGCCAAATGGGGAGAGTCTTGTAA
- a CDS encoding tryptophan-rich sensory protein: protein MNTYNWYSTLIKPTWAPPSWLFGPVWTVLYIIIAITFGTVFYRAYQGQIPWMVALPYALNLVFNFAFTPIQFGLKNNLLASVDIFFVLGTLIWALASLYIFSLKSHIETGSPTLTWIIFLNIPYLLWVLFATVLQFTITYLNK from the coding sequence ATGAACACATACAACTGGTATTCAACTTTAATAAAACCAACATGGGCTCCGCCAAGCTGGCTTTTTGGTCCGGTGTGGACCGTGCTGTATATAATCATTGCGATTACATTTGGTACGGTTTTCTATCGTGCATATCAAGGACAGATTCCATGGATGGTGGCACTTCCGTACGCGTTGAATTTAGTTTTCAATTTTGCTTTCACACCGATCCAGTTTGGATTGAAGAATAATCTTCTCGCGTCTGTTGATATATTTTTTGTACTTGGCACACTTATCTGGGCACTTGCCTCTCTCTATATATTCTCTCTCAAATCTCATATTGAGACAGGATCACCGACACTTACCTGGATTATATTTCTCAATATTCCGTATTTACTCTGGGTTTTGTTTGCGACAGTGTTGCAGTTTACGATTACGTATCTGAATAAATAA
- a CDS encoding winged helix-turn-helix transcriptional regulator: MALDYRKVERLLKGFANHNRLKILELLAKQPELSVADISEKLKIGYENTSDHIRKMAIARLIMKRNDGPNVRHKLTSKAISILAFCKRLQ; the protein is encoded by the coding sequence ATGGCACTAGATTATCGAAAAGTTGAAAGATTATTAAAAGGCTTTGCCAATCATAATCGGCTAAAGATTTTGGAATTACTGGCAAAGCAACCGGAATTATCAGTGGCAGATATATCAGAGAAGCTCAAGATAGGGTATGAAAATACCTCAGACCATATTCGCAAAATGGCGATTGCCAGACTTATTATGAAGCGCAATGATGGCCCCAATGTCCGCCACAAACTCACCTCAAAGGCAATCTCTATACTAGCATTTTGCAAAAGACTGCAATAA
- a CDS encoding DM13 domain-containing protein: MKKIVITTIVIILLGAGYYFISPFFINKIVSETLPIAENTEDTSVEVIKQGQFAGFDKIHTGSGTANVISIGGKNYIRFEEDFVVANGPDLYVGLGQNGSYIKGSELSVLKGNMGSQNYELPEGVSPEEVWIWCKAFSVPFAKAVLNNTTI, translated from the coding sequence ATGAAAAAAATAGTTATAACCACAATCGTTATTATTTTACTGGGTGCAGGATATTATTTTATTTCTCCATTTTTTATAAATAAAATAGTCAGCGAAACGTTACCTATTGCCGAAAATACAGAAGATACTAGTGTCGAGGTTATAAAACAAGGTCAGTTTGCCGGCTTTGATAAAATCCATACTGGATCTGGTACTGCAAATGTTATATCGATTGGTGGTAAAAACTATATTCGTTTTGAAGAAGATTTTGTGGTTGCTAATGGACCTGATCTATATGTAGGCCTTGGACAAAACGGTAGTTATATAAAAGGTAGTGAACTTAGTGTGTTGAAGGGAAATATGGGCTCTCAAAATTATGAATTGCCGGAAGGTGTATCTCCAGAAGAAGTCTGGATCTGGTGCAAAGCCTTTTCTGTGCCTTTTGCTAAAGCGGTATTAAATAATACAACCATATAA
- a CDS encoding phosphotransferase — MNKIAMETSQKITFTNEPKLSEHEVDQKFNERRKKLVPLMKDFIAQHPLFSGKKVDVTFIHAGISSLVSIIETLEQKLILKIPLSTLNSRLEGVFLTTWENVGVKVPHVLEEGEIGEQPYILMEYIDSETISSSYTKEEMLEKNVYHDLGKLLRKMHEAKTEGYSNIVNKKSEPEYFSIAEWLKGDSNMQTQIEYVKEHKLLDDDIHGSIEDVFNILISNIGDSKESVYCHNDFGGGNVFATEPFTVFDPWPCFHHPFMDITRSLFHKISKGGIGKTGEQFVDGYFGDEEYDKKLFHAFLVLNITVKLPYMHKTKGLEKIEGIQKYLEQTKYLLV, encoded by the coding sequence ATGAATAAAATAGCTATGGAAACATCTCAAAAAATTACTTTTACTAACGAACCAAAACTTTCTGAACATGAGGTGGATCAAAAGTTTAATGAGCGAAGAAAAAAGCTTGTTCCTCTAATGAAAGATTTTATAGCTCAACATCCTTTATTTTCTGGCAAAAAGGTTGATGTTACTTTTATACATGCTGGTATCTCTTCTCTTGTAAGTATTATTGAAACACTAGAGCAAAAACTTATCTTAAAAATCCCATTAAGTACTTTAAATTCTAGACTTGAAGGGGTATTTTTGACTACTTGGGAAAATGTAGGCGTAAAAGTTCCGCATGTTTTAGAAGAAGGTGAGATTGGTGAGCAACCATATATCTTAATGGAATATATTGATTCTGAAACTATTAGTAGTTCCTATACAAAAGAAGAAATGCTAGAAAAAAATGTATATCACGATTTGGGTAAGTTGCTTCGAAAAATGCACGAAGCAAAAACGGAGGGATACAGTAATATTGTTAATAAAAAAAGTGAACCTGAATATTTTAGTATTGCTGAATGGTTGAAAGGTGATTCTAATATGCAAACACAAATTGAATACGTTAAAGAACATAAACTTTTGGATGATGATATCCATGGTTCAATAGAAGATGTTTTTAACATTTTAATTTCCAATATTGGAGACAGTAAAGAAAGTGTTTATTGCCATAATGATTTTGGAGGAGGAAATGTTTTTGCCACAGAACCGTTTACAGTATTTGATCCGTGGCCATGTTTTCACCACCCATTTATGGATATAACAAGAAGTCTCTTTCATAAAATTTCGAAAGGAGGAATAGGGAAAACTGGTGAGCAATTTGTTGATGGGTATTTTGGAGATGAAGAATATGACAAAAAATTATTTCATGCTTTTTTGGTTTTAAATATAACTGTCAAACTTCCTTATATGCACAAAACTAAAGGATTAGAGAAAATTGAAGGTATACAAAAATATCTTGAGCAAACAAAATATTTGCTAGTTTAA
- a CDS encoding M48 family metallopeptidase — protein sequence MHKKIGELNTHYGYKVGRVSIRNTKSRWGSCSKQGNLNFNYKILFLPPHIADYIIVHELCHIKEFNHSANFWNLVAELVPNHSAIRKELKQTAWKYH from the coding sequence GTGCATAAGAAGATTGGCGAGCTCAATACTCACTATGGTTATAAGGTGGGAAGGGTGTCCATTCGAAATACCAAATCCCGCTGGGGTAGCTGCTCCAAGCAGGGGAATTTAAATTTTAATTACAAAATTTTATTTTTACCGCCCCATATTGCCGACTATATAATAGTGCACGAATTGTGCCACATAAAGGAATTCAATCATTCTGCAAATTTTTGGAATTTAGTGGCCGAACTTGTGCCCAACCATAGTGCTATCCGAAAGGAATTGAAACAAACAGCTTGGAAATACCATTAA
- a CDS encoding M48 family metallopeptidase — MKSSAKKEFVFGSFVYHYDLVMQDRLTLSLTVKPDLGITLKAPHGAEDERVETFLKKKWFWLEKQLSFFKKYQRRVYQKEYVSGEGFLYLGKQYKLMVKRSSEDKVSMTKGLLMVYTSKGVQDGRHTKKLLDKWYEEKVGRVFHERFELMQAKFDYKKMPPLVIREMKKRWGSFLDNDTVILNPKLIHTSRECIDYVIVHELCHMKYRSHNKLFYKFLKKKFPKWEKVKDKLETVGVQTS; from the coding sequence ATGAAATCTTCAGCTAAAAAAGAATTTGTATTTGGCTCATTTGTCTACCACTACGACCTCGTCATGCAAGATAGACTGACTCTCAGTCTCACAGTAAAACCAGACCTCGGAATAACCCTTAAAGCTCCGCATGGCGCAGAAGATGAGCGAGTAGAAACCTTCTTAAAAAAGAAGTGGTTTTGGCTTGAGAAACAACTGAGCTTCTTCAAGAAGTATCAGCGACGCGTGTACCAGAAGGAATACGTCTCAGGCGAAGGATTTCTCTATCTCGGCAAGCAGTACAAGCTCATGGTGAAGCGTTCGAGTGAAGACAAGGTGTCTATGACCAAGGGATTGCTTATGGTCTATACAAGCAAAGGCGTGCAGGATGGACGACACACCAAGAAACTTTTGGACAAGTGGTACGAAGAAAAAGTTGGCCGAGTCTTCCATGAGCGATTCGAGTTGATGCAAGCAAAGTTTGATTACAAGAAGATGCCACCACTTGTTATTAGAGAGATGAAGAAGCGTTGGGGTAGCTTCCTCGACAACGACACGGTCATTTTGAATCCAAAACTCATTCATACTTCACGCGAATGTATCGACTACGTTATCGTCCATGAGTTGTGCCATATGAAGTACAGAAGTCACAATAAACTTTTTTATAAGTTCTTGAAGAAGAAGTTTCCGAAATGGGAGAAAGTGAAGGATAAGCTGGAAACTGTCGGGGTTCAGACTAGTTAA
- a CDS encoding type I restriction endonuclease subunit R: MLEKVHFDEARQSQLPALELLLAMGYKYISTEEALRQRGGDTSSFILTDIANEKLMEINSYEVAGTEYKFGEKDVRDAIDELEHIQYEGLIDTAQKIYNTIMPTSGGKTIKVSVGGKTVSKNFRFIDFQNPENNAFHVTAEFVVTGKQTIRPDIVCFVNGIPIAVIENKKSGVATLEAINQMNRNQGPEFCPKFFTYTQLLVGTNGKELQYGTIGTPNKFYAVWKEKSTPEADENAKAKALIATKVDPTVYAQILTDLNGYTEGHVQKMNRLPTEQDRGIAALFEPARLLDLTKNYILFDAGVKKLSRYQQYFAIHKMLERVAETETSPSGITRRRGGLVWHTQGSGKSLTMVMFVKALIENPHINNPRVIIVTDRKDLDKQIKDTFKNCNLKKEVIQATSGQNLLDLIRDKNLAVVTTLVHKFESAAKKKAGFVDEDQNIFVLIDEAHRSQSGIANVEMNRIIPSACYIGFTGTPLMKGEKESWRKFGGYIDKYTIDDALADKIILPLIYEGRYVDLIQNEEQIDRHVARVTEDLNDKQKKELQKYVGSKIIKDNPQRIVEIAYDIEKHFMHHFQNTGLKAQIVAPSKYSAVLFQKFFQTRANVRTAVVISDEHDDGDEQDTHKKEVVKYLDTVRENHSNVGKYEKDAIDSFKYNDDGIEIIIVVDKLLTGFDAPRNTVLYLAKDLRDHNLLQAIARVNRLHENKKLPKTAGYIIDYSENAKNIDTAMKLFGNYDENDVKGTLIDVAEKVQELEESYSLVHDIFKEIKGSSDDEAFLQLLDDAPKREMFYKALNSFIKNLNECFVLQDFVHVFPHLDMYTRELKKFMELRKTASLKYADRVDLSEYKQSLVNILDKYVDARGVELLTTQINITDRKQFEEAIENLGSDKSKAEAIAAQTQKTITERMESDPEFYERFSKKISQILQEMRDGKIADVAALKQLKLIEDDVVNKKDDSLPSTIVAEKGSDVFYRNLRDCFKKFNMPEEVFISIVLDIFGIVKQEAIVDWYKNIDVKRRIMNTIDDYLYDVVKKEKNIDLSDDDMKLVISSVLSLAENNYEIFS, encoded by the coding sequence ATGCTAGAAAAAGTACACTTTGATGAAGCACGACAGTCCCAACTCCCAGCATTGGAGCTCCTTTTGGCTATGGGGTACAAATACATCTCTACTGAAGAGGCACTACGTCAGCGCGGTGGTGACACGAGTAGTTTCATTCTCACTGATATTGCCAATGAGAAGCTCATGGAAATCAACAGCTACGAAGTCGCTGGCACTGAGTACAAATTCGGCGAGAAGGACGTACGCGACGCTATAGATGAGCTCGAACATATTCAGTACGAAGGTCTTATTGATACCGCACAGAAAATCTACAACACCATCATGCCAACAAGCGGTGGTAAGACTATCAAGGTAAGCGTTGGAGGAAAGACAGTTTCTAAAAACTTCCGTTTTATAGATTTCCAAAATCCAGAGAATAACGCCTTCCATGTGACGGCAGAATTCGTCGTGACTGGAAAGCAAACCATTCGTCCCGATATCGTCTGTTTCGTAAACGGTATCCCTATCGCGGTCATTGAGAACAAGAAGTCAGGAGTAGCAACGCTAGAAGCTATTAACCAGATGAACCGCAATCAGGGTCCAGAGTTTTGTCCTAAATTCTTTACCTACACCCAACTTCTTGTTGGTACAAACGGCAAAGAGCTTCAGTACGGCACTATTGGCACACCAAATAAATTCTATGCAGTCTGGAAAGAGAAAAGTACGCCTGAAGCAGACGAAAATGCTAAAGCAAAAGCACTGATTGCTACAAAAGTAGACCCGACTGTATACGCCCAGATTCTCACTGACCTAAACGGATACACCGAAGGTCACGTGCAGAAAATGAATCGTCTCCCAACTGAACAAGACCGTGGCATCGCGGCACTCTTTGAGCCCGCTCGACTTCTCGACCTCACTAAGAACTACATTCTCTTTGATGCTGGAGTAAAGAAACTCTCTCGCTACCAACAGTACTTTGCAATTCACAAGATGCTTGAGCGTGTTGCTGAGACAGAGACAAGCCCTTCAGGTATCACTCGTCGCCGAGGTGGTTTGGTGTGGCACACACAAGGGTCTGGTAAGTCACTCACCATGGTGATGTTTGTGAAAGCTCTGATTGAGAACCCTCACATAAACAATCCACGCGTCATTATCGTGACCGACCGTAAGGACTTGGATAAACAAATCAAAGATACGTTCAAGAACTGTAATCTCAAAAAAGAAGTGATACAGGCAACGAGTGGTCAAAACCTGCTCGACCTCATCAGGGATAAAAACCTCGCTGTCGTTACGACACTGGTTCACAAATTTGAATCAGCTGCCAAGAAAAAGGCAGGATTTGTTGATGAAGACCAAAACATCTTCGTTCTTATCGACGAAGCACACCGAAGCCAGAGTGGTATCGCAAACGTAGAAATGAATCGAATCATTCCGAGTGCGTGCTACATCGGCTTTACGGGTACGCCACTCATGAAGGGAGAGAAAGAGAGCTGGAGAAAGTTCGGTGGCTATATCGACAAGTACACCATCGATGACGCATTGGCTGACAAAATCATCCTTCCTCTTATCTATGAAGGTCGCTATGTTGATTTGATTCAGAACGAAGAACAAATCGACCGACACGTTGCTCGCGTTACCGAAGACCTCAACGACAAACAGAAGAAGGAACTCCAGAAGTATGTTGGCTCCAAGATAATCAAAGACAATCCTCAACGTATTGTTGAGATTGCCTACGATATAGAGAAGCACTTCATGCACCACTTCCAGAACACTGGACTCAAGGCGCAGATTGTTGCTCCGTCTAAGTATTCAGCAGTACTCTTCCAGAAGTTCTTCCAGACTCGTGCAAACGTCCGCACGGCTGTCGTTATCTCTGATGAACACGATGACGGAGACGAGCAAGACACACACAAGAAGGAAGTGGTGAAGTATCTCGATACCGTCCGTGAGAATCACAGTAATGTTGGGAAGTATGAGAAGGATGCTATCGATAGTTTCAAGTACAACGATGATGGCATTGAAATCATTATCGTTGTCGACAAACTGCTCACTGGGTTCGATGCTCCACGCAATACCGTACTCTATCTCGCAAAGGACTTGAGGGACCATAACCTGCTCCAGGCAATCGCTCGTGTGAATCGCTTACACGAAAACAAGAAGCTCCCAAAGACCGCGGGCTATATTATCGACTATTCAGAGAATGCCAAGAACATCGATACTGCGATGAAGCTCTTCGGTAACTACGACGAGAACGATGTTAAAGGAACGCTTATTGATGTTGCTGAGAAGGTGCAGGAACTTGAGGAGAGCTACAGCTTGGTACACGACATCTTCAAGGAGATTAAGGGGTCATCCGACGATGAAGCATTTCTTCAGCTTCTTGATGATGCTCCAAAACGGGAGATGTTCTACAAAGCACTCAATTCGTTCATTAAGAACTTGAACGAGTGTTTTGTCCTGCAAGATTTCGTCCATGTTTTTCCTCATCTCGATATGTACACGCGTGAGCTCAAGAAGTTCATGGAGCTTCGTAAGACTGCGAGTTTGAAGTATGCAGACCGCGTTGACCTCTCCGAGTACAAACAATCTCTCGTGAATATTCTCGATAAGTATGTTGATGCGCGAGGCGTTGAGCTTTTGACGACACAAATCAACATCACTGACCGCAAGCAGTTTGAGGAAGCTATTGAGAACCTCGGCTCTGATAAATCCAAAGCCGAAGCAATCGCGGCACAGACCCAAAAGACCATCACTGAACGGATGGAGTCTGACCCCGAATTCTACGAACGATTCTCTAAGAAAATCTCTCAAATCTTGCAGGAGATGCGAGACGGCAAGATAGCTGATGTCGCCGCACTCAAGCAGTTGAAGTTGATTGAAGACGATGTGGTTAACAAGAAGGACGATAGTTTGCCTAGCACCATCGTTGCCGAGAAAGGTTCTGATGTCTTCTACCGCAACCTCAGGGATTGCTTCAAGAAGTTCAACATGCCAGAGGAAGTGTTTATCTCCATTGTCTTGGATATCTTCGGTATCGTGAAGCAGGAAGCAATTGTCGATTGGTACAAGAATATCGACGTGAAGCGTCGCATCATGAACACTATCGATGACTATCTCTACGATGTAGTGAAGAAGGAGAAGAATATCGACCTGTCGGATGACGACATGAAGCTCGTCATTTCGAGTGTCCTTTCACTTGCAGAAAACAATTATGAAATCTTCAGCTAA
- a CDS encoding restriction endonuclease subunit S, which translates to MKNKPIQENIPKGWRAMKLVGLFDFKNGLNKEKEFFGHGTPIINYMDVNKGGGLYKDNVLGRVEVNKSELGRFNVKRGDVFFTRTSETLDEIGFSAVALDDFRDTVFSGFVLRARPKSKVLVPEYAQYCFRTQSARKEIMEKSSYTTRALTSGTLLNHVNIKLPPVSEQKRIVLVLETWDKAIGKLAQKIENKKHIKKGLMQELLTGKTRLPEFKDKWESKSFGDACKFWSGFPFPSKYFSEERGVRVVRNRDLKGDGQILYYSGTDIPDSYTVQDGDILIGMDGDFMTCKWSKGKALLNQRVGKLVAFKNANKDYLFYKIQVPLKIIEQETSSTTVKHLSAKVFEGFKAVFPPKIEQDAIANILTTADEEIQVLKRKLKVLQEQKRYLLNNLITGTIRTPEKLSTHN; encoded by the coding sequence ATGAAAAATAAACCTATACAAGAGAATATCCCGAAAGGATGGCGAGCTATGAAGCTCGTAGGTCTTTTTGATTTCAAAAACGGACTCAACAAAGAAAAAGAGTTTTTTGGACACGGCACCCCGATAATCAATTACATGGACGTTAATAAAGGCGGTGGACTCTACAAAGATAATGTATTAGGGAGAGTTGAGGTTAATAAATCTGAGTTAGGTAGATTCAATGTAAAGAGAGGCGATGTTTTTTTTACTAGAACCTCAGAAACATTGGATGAAATCGGATTTTCTGCTGTTGCACTAGATGACTTTCGAGACACTGTTTTTAGTGGCTTCGTTCTACGGGCTCGTCCTAAAAGTAAAGTGCTAGTTCCTGAATATGCTCAATACTGTTTTCGTACTCAATCAGCCCGTAAAGAGATAATGGAGAAAAGTTCATACACAACCCGTGCTCTAACCAGTGGCACCTTACTCAATCATGTAAACATAAAACTCCCGCCCGTTTCTGAGCAGAAAAGAATTGTTTTAGTACTTGAGACTTGGGACAAAGCTATTGGAAAACTTGCCCAGAAGATTGAAAACAAAAAGCATATTAAAAAAGGTTTGATGCAGGAATTACTTACGGGCAAAACTCGTTTACCAGAGTTTAAAGACAAATGGGAATCCAAGTCGTTTGGTGATGCATGTAAATTTTGGAGCGGATTTCCTTTTCCGTCTAAATATTTTTCTGAAGAGAGAGGTGTTCGTGTGGTAAGAAATAGAGATTTAAAGGGAGATGGTCAGATTTTGTACTATTCCGGGACGGATATTCCAGATTCTTACACTGTACAGGACGGGGATATTTTGATCGGGATGGACGGTGATTTCATGACTTGTAAATGGTCTAAAGGCAAGGCTCTCTTAAACCAACGAGTGGGAAAGTTGGTGGCATTTAAGAATGCAAATAAAGACTATCTCTTCTATAAGATTCAAGTTCCTTTAAAAATAATCGAACAAGAAACTAGTTCTACAACGGTTAAACATTTGTCGGCTAAAGTCTTTGAAGGTTTTAAGGCTGTTTTTCCTCCAAAAATCGAACAAGATGCAATTGCAAACATACTTACTACTGCGGACGAAGAAATTCAAGTTCTTAAGCGTAAGCTAAAAGTTCTCCAAGAACAAAAACGGTATCTTTTGAACAATCTCATTACAGGAACGATTCGGACACCAGAAAAATTATCAACCCATAACTAA